The nucleotide sequence TTGCTGGCCGACGATACTCTGGTTTGCCTGGACTGCGGCGCGATCAAACTCTCTTCCCGAGAACCGATGTCTACTCGGTTGTCGCGCATTAGCGTTCGATTGCACGAGATCATTGTTGAGCATCATCCCGACCGGGTCGCGATCGAAGATGTCTTCTACGCTCTGAACGTGAAGTCGGCGTTGAAGTTGGGACAGGTCCGGGGCGTGGCGATGCTCGCCGCCGCGACGGCCGGACTCGAAGTTGCCGAGTATTCTCCTCTGTCGATCAAATCAGCCGTGGTCGGTTATGGGCGAGCGGAAAAGCATCAAGTGCAA is from Acidobacteriota bacterium and encodes:
- the ruvC gene encoding crossover junction endodeoxyribonuclease RuvC, producing MRVLGIDCGTEYTGYGIVDLLADDTLVCLDCGAIKLSSREPMSTRLSRISVRLHEIIVEHHPDRVAIEDVFYALNVKSALKLGQVRGVAMLAAATAGLEVAEYSPLSIKSAVVGYGRAEKHQVQQMVARLLRLDEIPEPPDAADALAIAICHLHTAATKERQAG